One region of Oryza sativa Japonica Group chromosome 5, ASM3414082v1 genomic DNA includes:
- the LOC4339820 gene encoding putative RING-H2 finger protein ATL12: MGAVSMSTTTRLPLVAALLSAAACVAAAQPATAEAAPETPGVGIKVSFRPSVAIVVGIFTMIFSLTFLLLMYAKFCHPSSPVAAPAPTVVPAAAADDGVAKPVIESLPFFRFAALRGARQGLECAVCLARFDDADLLRLLPRCRHAFHLDCVDRWLESKASCPLCRARVDAEDAALGLKYASSARFVPAGGASESERFDGDQDLLGIFVERVPSSRMEPAAAAHCPDLDRYKHRIVVSDAVFKSRWSEINSSDLIALDTELLRSMETMEVEMEMELYKETEEEETDHDHQRKTLLAASGGRSSVDAAARARMISSSSSSGSVRSMSEMVSLPRLRAAMRERLAHEDRWVPIARRTARWFAGRESRHDEAAPVVDSPPASHSNSLV; this comes from the coding sequence ATGGGTGCGGTGTCCATGTCGACAACGACACGCCtccccctcgtcgccgccctcctctccgccgctgcTTGCGTCGCAGCAGCGCAGCCGGCCaccgccgaggccgccccggaGACGCCCGGCGTAGGCATCAAGGTGTCGTTCCGCCCCAGCGTAGCCATCGTCGTTGGCATCTTCACCATGATCTTCTCGCTCACCTTCCTTCTCCTCATGTACGCCAAATTCTGCCATCCAtcctcccccgtcgccgcccccgcccccacggtcgtcccggcggcggcggcggacgacggcgtcgCCAAGCCGGTGATCGAGTCTCTGCCTTTCTTCCGATTCGCGGCTCTCCGCGGGGCCAGGCAGGGGCTGGAGTGCGCGGTGTGCCTGGCGCGCTTCGACGACGCGGAcctgctccgcctcctcccgcgctgccgccACGCCTTCCACCTCGACTGCGTCGACCGCTGGCTCGAGTCCAAGGCCAGCTGCCCTCTCTGCCGCGCGCGCGTCGACGCCGAAGATGCCGCGCTCGGCCTCAAGTACGCCTCCAGCGCACGCTTCGTCCCGGCCGGGGGGGCGTCCGAGTCCGAGCGCTTTGACGGCGACCAAGACCTCCTGGGCATCTTCGTCGAGCGCGTTCCGTCGTCGCGGATGGAGCCAGCGGCAGCGGCACACTGCCCTGATCTGGACCGCTACAAGCACCGCATCGTGGTGTCGGACGCGGTGTTCAAGAGCCGATGGAGCGAGATCAACTCCTCCGACCTCATCGCGCTCGACACGGAGCTGCTTCGGTCCATGGAGACGATGgaggtggagatggagatggagctgTACaaggagacggaggaggaggagacagaTCATGATCATCAGCGGAAGACACTgctggcggcaagcggcggcaggTCATCagtcgacgcggcggcgagggcgaggatgatatcatcgtcgtcgtcgtcgggatcAGTGCGGTCCATGTCGGAGATGGTGAGCCTGCCGAGGCTGCGGGCGGCGATGAGGGAGCGCCTGGCGCACGAGGACCGCTGGGTCCCCATCGCTCGTCGTACAGCGCGCTGGTTCGCCGGCCGCGAGAGCCGCCACGACGAGGCTGCCCCGGTGGTtgactcgccgccggcgtcccaTTCCAATTCCCTTGTCTAG